A genomic segment from Campylobacter sp. MG1 encodes:
- a CDS encoding glycosyltransferase family 29 protein, which yields MSVSIIVPCYNVEKYLDRSINSLIKQTLEDIEIICINDGSTDNTYEKLLSFKNISDKIYVYNKTNGGYGSTVNLGITKATKDYIAIFEPDDEVGDDYYELLYLEASVEEKDVVMYGTYIERHEGFKDQVIYRFENVGVNDEDFIFQDKQIARFLSLGNVGITFGIYSKKLITENNITLNTKAKSYEDVEFMYDIYQCAKNIGILPSGSYYYYRDIPTQSVGINGKFERIIIIVKSIYKKLQYKDKYKENILGYLLTHLIVNYNRSNNTQIKYKIEKLIIFIINNNDKITISKSIFQQLKNKLLIDNSNILKFKIIEDKINIDNNIRNFININNSTSLSIYLSKLNFLLNLINEENFQQNSNLLINTFISALNNLNTEKQVKDFLKIICKNTNIKNLINYHPNIRNIILFNMRKYNIINNLHFYLKNKYFYNSDYYLGLENFKELNEIPHYYHMFNVINSIKINNIEFEQFIRNKTIAIVGNSPTIMNENKGNEIDNHDIVVRFNNYPVDYSLQRHTGSKTDIWAISPALESIFYKENTNNIKYIFIPLTHTTTITKLNLITNLNDSGLKIVRYSAQKYLNIFNMQIMSLGLIMILFFLERKNQISKINLYGFSLEEQEQGIKHYFKGDISSGKILKFHKWKKEWKIFNSIKKQIKEKNA from the coding sequence ATGTCAGTTAGCATAATTGTGCCTTGTTATAATGTAGAAAAATATTTAGATAGAAGTATTAATTCTTTAATAAAACAAACACTAGAAGATATTGAGATTATTTGTATTAACGATGGTTCTACAGATAATACATATGAAAAATTATTATCTTTTAAAAATATAAGCGATAAAATTTATGTCTATAATAAAACAAACGGTGGATATGGAAGTACTGTCAATTTAGGTATAACAAAAGCTACAAAAGATTATATAGCAATATTTGAACCAGATGATGAAGTTGGTGATGATTATTATGAATTACTTTATTTAGAGGCTAGTGTTGAAGAAAAAGATGTAGTAATGTATGGCACATATATAGAAAGACATGAAGGATTTAAAGATCAAGTAATTTATAGATTTGAAAATGTAGGAGTAAATGATGAAGATTTTATATTTCAAGATAAACAAATAGCTAGATTTTTATCGCTAGGTAATGTAGGTATTACTTTTGGCATATATTCAAAAAAATTAATAACTGAAAATAATATAACACTAAATACTAAAGCAAAATCATATGAAGATGTGGAATTTATGTATGATATTTATCAATGTGCTAAAAATATAGGGATTTTACCAAGCGGAAGTTATTATTATTATAGAGATATTCCAACTCAATCAGTAGGGATAAATGGAAAATTTGAAAGAATTATTATAATAGTAAAAAGTATATATAAAAAACTTCAATATAAAGATAAATATAAAGAAAACATACTTGGATACCTATTAACACATTTAATAGTTAACTACAATAGAAGTAATAATACCCAGATAAAATATAAGATAGAAAAATTAATAATTTTCATAATTAATAATAATGATAAAATAACAATATCTAAAAGCATATTTCAACAACTAAAAAATAAATTACTTATTGATAATTCAAATATATTAAAATTCAAAATTATTGAAGATAAAATCAATATTGATAATAATATTAGAAATTTTATTAATATTAATAACTCTACAAGCTTAAGTATTTATCTATCCAAATTAAATTTTTTATTAAATTTGATAAATGAAGAAAATTTTCAACAAAATTCTAATTTACTTATAAATACCTTTATAAGTGCTTTAAACAATTTAAATACAGAAAAACAAGTTAAAGATTTTTTAAAAATTATTTGTAAAAATACAAATATCAAAAATCTAATTAATTACCATCCTAATATTAGGAATATTATATTGTTTAATATGAGAAAATACAATATAATTAACAATTTGCATTTTTATTTAAAAAATAAATATTTTTACAATTCAGACTATTATTTAGGTTTAGAAAATTTTAAAGAACTTAATGAAATACCACATTATTATCACATGTTTAATGTTATAAATAGCATTAAAATTAATAATATAGAATTTGAACAATTTATAAGAAATAAGACTATTGCCATTGTAGGTAATAGTCCGACTATTATGAATGAAAATAAAGGGAATGAAATAGATAATCATGATATAGTTGTTAGATTTAATAATTATCCTGTAGATTATTCTTTGCAAAGACACACAGGAAGCAAAACTGATATATGGGCAATATCACCTGCATTAGAAAGTATTTTTTATAAAGAAAATACAAATAATATTAAATATATATTTATACCATTAACACACACTACTACTATCACTAAATTAAATTTAATCACTAATTTAAATGATTCTGGTTTAAAAATAGTTAGATATAGTGCACAAAAATATTTAAATATTTTCAATATGCAAATAATGTCTTTAGGTTTAATTATGATATTATTTTTTTTAGAAAGAAAAAATCAAATTTCAAAAATTAATTTATATGGCTTCTCACTAGAAGAACAAGAGCAAGGAATTAAACACTATTTTAAAGGTGATATTAGCAGTGGTAAAATTTTAAAATTCCACAAATGGAAAAAAGAATGGAAAATATTCAATTCAATTAAAAAACAAATCAAGGAAAAAAATGCCTAG
- a CDS encoding glycosyltransferase family 2 protein, translating into MLLSVIIPTYNSQKFLKTCIKCLKQQLTRDIEFIFINDGSTDNSLKIIEYNIKNDNRFKIYSKKNTGYGDSCNYGISISKGKYIAIFEPDDYIPKDFYSELINNIDGELDIIKYNGIYKVQNNQKSRLFNYYNHPKNNFYFRNYKKILYSHPSITNGIYKRDFIQRHKIKFCTGSGASYQDEQFRISIFYTNPLTKIIDKCKYEYIIHGDNSINYKGKKLNIQAIEKNWQEQLAWVTNQKFDVYFNYVYAYRQMLNIYKKTKNYQIVKSFFKIHNKMVYPNYFYYLNVNTFDLFKYYINLIKNKIKDFK; encoded by the coding sequence ATGCTGCTTAGTGTTATAATCCCAACATATAATTCTCAAAAATTTCTAAAAACATGTATAAAATGTTTAAAACAACAGCTTACGAGAGATATTGAATTTATATTTATAAATGATGGTTCAACAGATAATTCCTTAAAAATAATTGAATACAATATTAAAAATGACAATAGGTTTAAAATATATAGTAAGAAAAATACAGGGTATGGTGATAGTTGTAATTATGGGATAAGTATATCTAAAGGAAAATACATTGCTATTTTTGAACCTGATGATTATATACCAAAAGACTTTTACAGCGAATTAATAAATAATATTGATGGTGAATTAGATATTATTAAATATAACGGCATTTACAAAGTGCAAAACAATCAAAAAAGTAGACTTTTTAATTATTATAATCACCCTAAAAATAACTTTTATTTTAGAAATTATAAAAAAATATTATATAGTCATCCTAGTATCACAAATGGTATTTACAAAAGAGATTTTATACAACGACATAAAATTAAATTTTGTACAGGTTCAGGTGCTTCTTATCAAGATGAGCAATTTAGAATATCTATATTTTACACAAATCCACTTACAAAAATAATTGATAAATGTAAATATGAATACATAATACATGGTGACAATTCTATAAATTATAAAGGTAAAAAATTAAATATACAAGCAATAGAAAAAAATTGGCAAGAACAACTTGCTTGGGTTACTAATCAAAAATTTGACGTATATTTTAATTATGTATATGCCTATAGACAAATGTTAAATATATATAAAAAAACAAAAAATTATCAAATAGTTAAATCATTTTTCAAAATACATAATAAAATGGTTTATCCTAATTATTTTTATTATTTAAATGTAAATACTTTTGATTTATTTAAATACTATATTAATCTAATAAAAAATAAAATTAAGGATTTTAAATGA
- a CDS encoding glycosyltransferase family 2 protein, with product MNTDENNKIGIVIPIFNVEYYLECCIKSVINQTFSNYELLLINDGSNDKSFEIAKYYVSKYTNIKLINKDNKGVSHTRNIGIEYYLNNKILYQNTIIENNMCKTNITYKNEPMVLYSSVNTNKYPENINYIIFLDSDDFWEKNILERCIKNINNNDLVWYDYNVDYTEFKPEINYQTIFQFYNINKTITLTKNEIVELLIQTKNILFWFGWHGMIKLELFKDTNLRFIEGIIHEDHYFGLVLFSKINSVVILYEKLYNYRVRINSVCNHSKTPKLQNILPKKLLKIIDYFDNDINEIYNYYKTYSYCVTYKKLKEYFNKHNYILKNRYLPSYYNIAINLFNHNNDPLIGYNCFDFNDIKIKLNNINKLLNNKEQIINNNKLNYSNLEKKYENEIIKNNVLQEENNYLNININSLNKTIQQKNAEILFIKKYGTVRNKIKSHLAYMVGKTLIKNSNNIFDLALMPIKLLVIYLTYIQIKKINKNNNLPISKYPNAYKIEKIKNTFTYNIGLYYINLTKKYTFVGALFLFPFLINKFKKSHYGTN from the coding sequence ATGAACACTGACGAAAATAATAAAATTGGTATTGTTATTCCTATTTTTAATGTTGAATATTACTTAGAATGCTGTATAAAATCAGTTATTAATCAAACTTTTAGTAACTATGAATTATTACTAATAAATGATGGTAGCAATGATAAGTCATTTGAAATTGCTAAATACTATGTATCAAAATATACAAATATAAAATTGATCAATAAAGATAATAAAGGAGTATCTCACACAAGAAATATTGGTATAGAGTATTATCTTAATAATAAAATTTTATATCAAAATACTATAATAGAAAATAATATGTGTAAAACAAATATTACATACAAAAATGAACCTATGGTATTATATTCTTCCGTCAATACTAATAAATATCCAGAAAACATAAATTACATAATATTTTTGGATTCTGATGATTTTTGGGAAAAAAATATATTAGAAAGATGTATAAAAAATATCAATAATAATGATTTAGTATGGTATGATTATAATGTAGATTATACAGAATTTAAACCAGAAATAAATTATCAAACAATATTTCAATTTTATAATATCAATAAAACAATTACCTTAACAAAAAATGAAATAGTAGAGTTATTAATTCAAACAAAAAATATATTATTTTGGTTTGGTTGGCATGGGATGATAAAACTAGAATTATTCAAAGATACAAATCTACGCTTTATAGAAGGAATTATACATGAAGATCATTATTTTGGTTTAGTACTATTCTCTAAGATTAATAGTGTTGTGATTTTATATGAGAAATTATATAATTATAGAGTTAGAATAAATAGCGTATGTAATCATTCTAAAACACCTAAACTACAAAATATATTACCTAAAAAATTATTAAAAATAATAGATTATTTTGATAATGATATTAATGAAATATACAATTATTATAAAACCTATAGTTATTGTGTAACTTACAAAAAACTGAAAGAATATTTTAATAAACATAATTATATACTTAAAAACAGATATCTGCCTTCATACTACAATATTGCGATTAATTTATTTAATCACAACAATGATCCATTGATAGGATATAATTGTTTTGATTTTAATGATATTAAAATAAAACTTAATAATATAAATAAGTTATTAAATAATAAAGAACAAATCATAAATAATAATAAGTTAAATTATTCAAATTTAGAAAAAAAATATGAAAATGAAATTATAAAAAATAATGTATTACAAGAAGAAAATAATTATTTAAACATCAACATAAATTCACTAAATAAAACTATACAACAAAAAAATGCTGAAATTTTATTTATAAAAAAATATGGAACAGTAAGAAATAAAATCAAATCGCATTTAGCCTATATGGTAGGAAAAACTTTAATTAAAAATTCAAATAATATTTTTGATTTAGCGTTAATGCCTATAAAATTATTAGTCATATATCTTACATATATACAAATAAAAAAAATAAATAAAAATAATAATTTACCGATTAGTAAATATCCTAATGCTTATAAAATAGAAAAAATTAAAAATACTTTTACATACAATATTGGTTTGTATTACATTAATCTGACTAAAAAATATACTTTTGTAGGTGCTTTATTTTTATTCCCATTTTTAATTAATAAATTTAAAAAATCACATTATGGTACTAATTAA
- the glf gene encoding UDP-galactopyranose mutase: MNTIYLIGAGLFNIICSRILAKNGYKCIILEKRKHIGGNCYDEIYPNTKILNHVYGPHIIHSDNYDFIKWLSDFDKLDFFHHEVKTKYKNKLYSMPINLSTINDFFDTNLNPNEVKKFLQDLSKKYYKDSYNNMEEKCLSLIGMELYEAFFKTYTYKQWNKYPIQLPSETISRIPIRTNYQTSYYKKKYSFIPHNGYTELFKKILKHENISIELNKNIKLKDIKNLIVKGKVIYTGAIDELFEYEFGELEYRSLYFEVEKLDINDFQGISVINYPELEYNYTRITEAKHFYPHKNLGENTIISKEYSTDFKLNSKLDRYYPINTNTNNNLYAKYLDKSKKYDNLYIEGRLGKYIYTDMENTFNNAILFLEREFKCQLA; the protein is encoded by the coding sequence ATGAATACAATATACTTAATTGGAGCTGGACTTTTTAATATTATCTGTAGTAGAATTTTAGCAAAGAATGGATATAAATGCATTATATTAGAAAAAAGAAAGCATATAGGAGGTAATTGTTATGATGAAATTTACCCAAATACTAAAATACTAAATCATGTGTATGGACCACATATTATTCATTCAGACAATTATGATTTTATAAAATGGTTATCAGATTTTGATAAATTAGACTTTTTCCACCATGAAGTAAAAACTAAATATAAGAATAAATTGTATTCTATGCCAATCAACCTATCTACAATTAATGATTTTTTTGATACTAACTTAAATCCAAATGAAGTGAAAAAATTTTTACAAGATTTATCTAAAAAATATTATAAAGATAGCTACAATAATATGGAAGAAAAATGTTTGTCTTTAATAGGTATGGAATTATATGAAGCATTTTTTAAAACTTATACATATAAACAATGGAATAAATACCCTATTCAATTACCAAGCGAAACAATTAGTAGAATCCCAATCAGAACTAACTATCAAACAAGTTATTATAAAAAGAAATACTCATTTATACCTCATAATGGGTATACTGAGTTGTTTAAAAAAATACTTAAGCATGAAAATATAAGTATTGAGTTAAATAAAAATATTAAATTAAAAGATATAAAAAATTTAATAGTAAAAGGAAAAGTTATTTATACTGGAGCTATTGATGAATTATTTGAATATGAATTTGGAGAATTAGAATACAGAAGTTTGTATTTTGAAGTTGAAAAATTAGATATAAATGATTTTCAAGGAATTTCAGTAATTAATTACCCAGAGTTAGAATATAATTATACTAGAATTACAGAAGCTAAACATTTTTACCCTCATAAAAATCTTGGTGAAAATACAATAATTTCTAAAGAATATTCTACAGATTTTAAATTAAACTCTAAGCTAGATAGATATTATCCCATTAATACTAATACCAACAATAATTTATATGCAAAATATCTAGATAAATCTAAAAAATACGATAATTTGTATATAGAGGGAAGACTTGGAAAGTATATTTATACCGATATGGAAAATACTTTTAATAATGCAATTTTATTTTTAGAAAGAGAATTTAAATGTCAGTTAGCATAA